The Phragmites australis chromosome 13, lpPhrAust1.1, whole genome shotgun sequence DNA window GTCAAATATGGAGATCAAATTTAAAAGGTTGATTGGAGTGTATAGAGAAATAAGAGATCATGCTAGATAAAAAGAATCctgtataaaaatatagatgatCAAATATAGAGGTCCAATTAGAGAGGTTCTTACAGccaaattctttttctttttctaaaaaggCCACGGAGTTCAGCTAGCATACTGCACCTGCACGGCTTATGAGTGAGAGTGAGGCTCCAGGCCGAACTGATGGCTCAGTCGTATTACTGCCAGCTTTTGCCTCTGCCGCAATCCGTCTCTGAGAATATATGTACTTCACGTTATGCTCGGGGACGGGATACTCTAACGTACTATATGTCCGTTAACGAGTAAGGTCCAAAATCATATGTCCGTCTCTGAGAATATATGTACTTCACGTTATGTAACAGCCGTGTAGTATGTGAGAAGATCTCATCTAGCTCAATGATGTCTGCCCGGCCGGTAGCTCAATGCCACGGCCGACGAATGATCACTTTGCTGTCCAATACGAACCGTACTCCATCGCCGGGGCCAATACAACTTCCAGCGGATTTCGGTTGTTGTTTAACCGAATAGGCTCGAATTGGTCCATGCCGAACTCCAGTTCGAATTGATCGAATCAGGTTCGAATAAGCTCTACTGCTGCTGCTTGTTGCTCGGTTACACATTTACGATCCTTCGTACCCGTACGACAATTCGCTGATTTCTACCCCAGACGATGACCGAACATTCTCTGTCAAAATTAAATCGGAGTCGTTGCAGAGAAAGAGATGATGCAACCAACTTTCAGCTATTAAGAATTTATCTAACACATTACCTTTGTTGGATTTAGTTACGTATCGAAAATTGACGGTAGAGAAGCACCACTTAAAAATTAAAGAGTTTCTTACCTATCAAATTAGCCTTTTGAATTGAATTAGCTCGGAATCTTTATCATAATTTTAGTTTGGCCTGTACGTATATCAGACCCATTAAAATTTAAGCCAAGAGTGTCGGCTTGTGGGTATACTCACTTGGGTTAGAATGCTGCGCACTCTAACACCGCTTTCCTCGTCATCAGTTGCTTAATTGTATGTCAAACACATGTGCTTCAAATCGTAGCACCTGCTAGGCCTAGGCCTAGACCTAGAGAGTCCTTCCTATTTTTAATGCATGTGATGGAATAGTGCTGCCTGAACCCTGACGTGAAGGAGCACCTGACTGATGTGGTTTTCTGTTGCGTGCAGAAGCAGCAGAATTGCTGGTCAAGAAAAGGTTGAGCGGCGCAATTAGTCAAGCATACGGGGGCCAAGTTAGGTGACCTACTGGGCCTTTTTGGGCTTACCAACCGGACTCCAGCTAAGGCATCCCGTCTACAACGATATTGCAACATGGCTGAACCACGAAAAtggatgagtttttttttcccctttccgTGATACAAAATTCAGGagtatcgattttttttttcacgaaagAGAGAGCTTTAAAGAAATTAAGGAGTGATATTACAAGGTTGGGCACTAGCTTTCTCTTGACTCATAAAGAAATCAACACACTCTCCACTAATAAAATGTCTAATAGACTCAGGACTATCACCAAACATAACCCGACTCTGATTAGACCTAATCGCTAACTGCGCCAACTCATACGTAACTTTATTCTATTCCCTCCCAATCTTCCTGATGATTAAGCTCTGAAGTTGTCGTCCAGCATGTATGGCTTCCTAGATCAAACGTGCAACAAGCGAACGATTCGGGATCCCTGCCTAAAGTTTTGCAACAATCGTGGCGCAGTCGGATTCAAGGATCATGTTCCGTTGTGGCCACTTGGATGCTTGCCGAAGACCTTCAAGACATGTTGCGACCTTCGCCTCTTCAGCATCTCTACAATAAAACAGAACTCGCCAAGCAGTTAGCATTGGACGCCCTTTATGATCACGGATAGCTACTCCAACCGCAATAGCTCCAGTCTTCTCAAAGAAAGCACCATCCACGTTGATTGTGAAAACGTCCTCCTCAGTAGGAGGATTCCACCTCATATCACGCCCAATTACAAAGTACCCATCATTCCTCCTACCCACAAGCAACAAGCATTGTTTACCCTTGACATCATTTAGCAAGCTATGTTCTTGCTAGAAGAAGATTCTTCTGGCAAGGGGTAggacaaaaaagaaatatcaatTGGTTGCATGGCAAAAAAATTACAGACCTAAAGTGAGGAGGTTTTGGCATTAAAGACTTGAACAAAATGAATTATACTTTGTTATGTAAGTGGTGGTGGAAATTGGAGAAAAATGAGGGAATGTGGTAGTCTATTGTCAAGAAAAGGTATCTTTCAAATACCTCTGTCCCTCTTGTGAAACACAAACCGGATGATTCTCCATGTTAGTCTGACTTAATAAAAGTGAAGCCTCTCTACCTTCAAGGTAGAAGGATTTTAATTGGTAACAGGAGGAAGGATAGATTCTGGGAGAATGCTTGTATCCAGAAAGAACCTTTAGCTAGCTTGTTTCCTATCCTATACAACATTTGTTtggataaaaatatttctatctCTGATGTTCTTATGAGCTAGTGGAACATTTCCTTTCGAAGATGGCTTCCTATAGAGTTACAAAATAAGTGGAATACTATTAAAAATTGGACCTCCTCTATTCATCTGAATGACTTAGAGGATGAGATTATCCGGAGTCTGTGTTATAAAGGCAAATACTCAATCAAATCTATGTATGTTTGGTTGATGAGAGAGTCTCTTAAACAGCCTTACAAACATAtctggaaataaaaaaaatcctgaaAGAACTAAGATATTCATGTGGCTTCTTGAACAGAATTCTATTCTGACTAAGGATAACATGATGAAAAGGCGGTAGGTTGTTGATGGTACTTGCTACTTCTGTACTCAACCTGAAAGTAGTAGGCACCTCTTTTTTCTATGCTCTATTGCTAAAGCTGTGTGGAATGTTGTTGCCATCTGGATTGGGGCTAATATCATCCCAAGTTCTATTCAACaatattgtcggtgtatcaggaaccgggggtccctgagtctcgAGGCCTGGCCAGCCATCAGCCACATGGCGCCAccccacgaggtccctcctaaatgatgagaaaagttcaagtcccgggaagaaagtgctcggggccacagtcactggtccccgagcaccccagttccccgatgatccacagagtctaagtgccgggaagaaagtgctcggggaggtgcccggtcacccccgagcaccctagtcccccgatgatcagaagagctaagttccgggagagagtgctcggggctgcgtgcggcagctctcgaacgctcggttccccgaggatccgcgtaagagttctcggaagagagtgctcggggcggcacgtggcagcccccaagcactcggttccccggagGGTcgagcaagagtgctcgggagagggtgctcggagaggtgaacagtacccccgagcacccggtaccccgaggacaaggataggcattctcgagagagagtgctcggggaggtgaacagtacccccgagcactcggtgccccgacgacccagaaaggcccccgaggggcccgccgatgaggtgtcaatcagtcagaggtctgaggccgcatttaatgagcgtgcgtggactgacatctccaactgctccggtcgcggtgtcagtccctgccatgttttggcagagaagcgtggggctattaattgcacaggtcccatcccgtatcatccggcttgtctcgggataacatcgcaaggatcaagatgttccgtctgccgccctgctgtggcagaggaacaagacaaggcgggcacaccgggttgctctgcgactgcccggtgggccctttccacggcgcccgttgccagggcgtctatggtgacaggtgaccgggcgtgcggtgtttttttcacccccggtcacttcacccagaagaaatgatgacgcctttcccagtcatggcgtcttggaacttgtgcccccctccttcccgttcggggcatgtctcagccggtgagtacaaaaagagccggcaacacagaagagaaaTGAATCGAAGCATCCCAACATCCGAACACAACTGACAATCCAACAAGAGATCGCAAGCACCCAAGcatcaagaaccgaaccatagacgaacacaaggcacaagggacagtctctgccgaagaacaaggagcctcaagctcttagttaggccaatattcttgtaaccagcaacatccttaagGGACTTCATCAGGACAGTTatcgcatccatacaggagtagggtattacacccccgtgcggcccgaacctgtctaaattctggtgcatttacttctttttacactaggtcgatcacccccaccaccggccgttgcatttactctcattcatttctccgacgaacttattcaggatcatcctccggccgaatctctaaaaagggggtctctcgggatccctgcgacaggagttaatcctccgacaaacaTTATGACTGGATGTCAGATTATGTTAAAGCAAATAAGAGTTTCTATTCTATGGGTTTTCTGCTATATGGAAGGCTCAGAATAAGGCTTTTGTTGTTAAGAAGCTAATCCAACATCCTAATGAGATCATTGTGCATGCTTGTTCTTTGTTAAATTTTGACATCCTAATGAGATCATTGTGCATGCTTGTTCTTTGTTAAATTTTTGGGCAGAATATCTCAAGGATATGACCAAGGAAGAGCTGACTCGTGGTGCTCAAAACCTGCTCTAGAATGGTCCTGACCTGAAGGATTGTCTCCTTATCTTGGGCTTCATTCAACAGAAGCAAACATTTGCTTGGACATAGGACCTGGcatgtgcatctctcaaaggtACACAACAATTGCATGACATTATGAGCTTGCTCCTCATTTGCTTGGAAAAATAGTAGGTTGTCATCTACAAAAAGAAGATGCGACACACTCGGCGCTCGATGACACACATGCAGCCCTTCTAACTGACAGGTATTCTCATAGTGCTTAATAAGAACTGATAATCCTTTTGCTACTAAGCTAAAGAGGTAGGGTGAAAGTGGATCACCTTGTTGTAAACCACGAGATGAGGAGGAGGGATGTGTCAAAACCCCCATTAAAGCGCATTGAGTAGCGAACAGTGGAGACACAAGTCATAACCCACTGCACCCACTTCATTTAAAGCCCAACTTCACCATTagcttttgcaaaaaaaaaccccaatcAACGTGGTCAAACGCCTTCATTAGATCCAACTTATAAGCACCAGACTCCTTTCTATCAGCAACACCCTTTTGTATAGCATGTATATACTCAAAAGCAATTAAAGCATTATCCGGTATCATTCTTCGAGACACGAAGGCACTTTGCTCAGGAGAAATAATGTTGCTTAAGATAGGCCTCGGCTTGTTAACTAAGCACTTCAAGATGATTTTATAAATAACATTACATAAGCTTATGGGTCGGAAATCCTTTAGCTCTTCCGGATTTGGAGCTTCCAGGATGAGGACAACGACAGTGTCATTGATACAAGCCGGTAAGCTAACATCAGGAAAAAAATTCCTGAATTGCAGCTATTACACCTTCTTTAACCACTTCCCAATGCCTTTGAAAGAACCAAGCAGGAAAACCATTTGGACTTGGCGCCTTTAGAGGCCTCATTTGAAACAATGTGTCTGAGATTTCCTCATCTGAAAACTCTACACATAAGGTTGTATTAATGTCATCTGTTATCTTTGTATCTACCAAATTCAGCAATTCAGAGGGATCAACACTAGGATCAGTTGTGTAAaggttcttaaaaaaatcagatgCCATGATCTTTAACTGTTCAGGATCTTTACACCAATTACCATAAGCCACCTTGAGTTTGCTTATGTTATTCTTCCAGGCCCGCCAGACAGCTTGAcgatgaaaatattttgtattttAGTCGCCTTCTCTTAACCATGCAATCCGGGATTGTTGAAGCCACATCATTTCCTCCCTATACAGAAGTTCACCCATTCTGTCCGTGACAGCACGTAAATCTGCTCCAGAACAATTGAGGTCTCTCTTCATCTCTTGTAACTTGGTCCTTAGCTCTTCAAGTTCTCTGGCCAGAGACCCAAAGTTCTTCTTGCTCCACTAACGTAATACGCGTTTAACATGATGTAAGGCCAAAGCAACGCCACCCAAACCATGTCGATATGGTGCAATACACCAAGCCTCCTTAATCTCTACAGCAAGAGACTCCAATCTTCCCCACATAATCTTGTACCGAAAGATACATGTTTTATGATGTTCGCAACTTTCCTTTTTGAAATCCAGCAAAATCGGACAATGATCAGACGTTGGCGACACAAGATGGTGCAAGGTCACATCTTCAAAAAGATCACGCCATTGAGTATCCGCCACAGCGCTATCCAATCTAATCTTAACATTTGCATGACCATCCCTTCCATTATCATATGTAAAAGGTAGGTCAACAAAACCTAAATCCATAAGGTCATAATCCGATAAAGCGTCACAGAAACTCTTCGATTGTCTTTCCAGCCGCAGACTAGCTGAGAAATGTTCATAGTCGCACAGAGCTTCATCGAAATCTCCTATAAAAGGGAGTATCGATTGTTAACGAATGGTACATGATTCCCTAACTTAGATCAAGGGCGATTTGAAATGGAagaattccaaaaaaaaaaacaaaattagatgctatgtatttttttatgtgaaACTTGGAAGATTATGCATGTTTAGTACAAGGATAATTAGGCACGctaaaaaggaagaaaagtaCGTAAGTACTGAGCCGTGCCCTCAGCGTGACACAAGCCGATCTGTGACGAGTGTCCCATACTACCTCCATATGCATTACACATCGAATGATGAGCTACACCATACAGTCACATGATCACAAAATCATATGATGACCAACGATaatatgaatttatttttctataaaaaagcTTCATTAAATATTATCGTCATAGCAAAGAGATAACAATAATATAAGTAAACCTAAAATAATTGATCtttcaatctaaaataaatatctcTTAAGTAAATGGTTATTTAAACTCCTCGGTGAAGATGGAGTTTAGCAACAACTACTCAAGAATAAATACTTAAAGAGCAAAAGCCTAATACAGGTGGATGGTAAACCAGGAGATTCTCACTTCTGGAGTAGATTAATGAAAGTCAAACATGAATTTATATAGTGGGGTACATTCCAAATAGGGGATGGATCCCAAATAaaattctaggaagataaatggTTAGGCTCTACACCTCTTCGTGAATAATATCCTTCTCCGTATCAGATTGTAAGGAACAAAAATACCACAATACCGAAAGTAATGAGCATTATACCTCTTCACATATCCTTTCTCAGACCAATTATAGGAGATAAATTGGTAGCTTGACATGATTTAGTGTCTAAGTTAGTCAATATACACCTCACCGATGAAAGTGATGTTTTAAATGGGACTTACATACTAGAGGATAATTTTTAGTCCGATCTATGTATTAGCAAATAACTAATAATGGTATTTGCTTTCCCAATAGCTTTTTTGGCATCTGAAACTCTCTATAAAGATCAAGATTTTTCTTGAAAACATACAACAAGGAGTGATCTTGATTAAAGATAATTTAATAAAACATAATTGGAACGGTGATTTGAATTGTAGCTTATGTAATTAATGTGAAAGCATATAACACTTGTTCTTTGATTGTTATTTTGCTAAATTCATTTGACGTGTTACCAAAATTACTCTTAAGATTGACACACCGTAGAGTATTAGTCATATGATAGGCGGATAGATTAAGGTCGTTGAGCATAAACAGAAGAATGCCATTTTTATAAGGATAGTTATCCTATGTTAGGTAATATGGCTATATCGAAATCATATCACTTTAAAAAAAACCAATCAGAACTTTTTTACAGGGTATTTTTCAGAAGAACTATTGACTAAGGCACTAGAGTCTATTACAGACATGACCACTGTACGCACGTCGTGCCAAAAGTTAGAAGTATTTGTGATTGATACCTTCGTCAAGAATGAGTGGCTTTTTAGTAATAGGTATGTGATAGCTGATTTAATATAAtacaatttattttcattttctcaTTCGGAATGCTGTTTTTTTTACAACAATGATATAATAATAAATTGGATCGTGTGCATTAAAGAATGCagagaaagaaaattatttCCTTTATGTAAAAAACGATAATATAAGTGCCCAGCCAAAAGATGAAGCGCTTTGATCCCCACTAACAACGTGCCGCGACCTAACGCGGTAGATTTGGAACCAACGAGTCAAGCAAGGACGCAGCAACGACAACTAATCAGCCACTGACAGCTCAATTACAAAGCTCGATCCCCTCACTCGCTTCCTACTCCTTAATCCAGCTGACCAGCTCGCAGCTGGGCCGAAGTCCCCATCCCTGCCCGATTCCCTCCTCGCCAACGCCGAGTCCAGCCCGCCCCGCGTCTGCTTCCGCGGAAATCATCGTGAAATCGAGCGAAAACATGCGAGAAAGCGTGAAGTCTATGGGCAGCCGCGACAAGCtctcggcggcggccgcggcgtcgAGCTACCGGCGAGTCCTCTTGGTCGTCTTCGCCTCCTGCTTCGCCTTCGCCACCTACCTCACATTCCTCTACACCACCCCCCACTTCACATCCTCGACCGGCTCGAGCTCGGGGTCGGCCTCCTCCGGCTCCCGCGGCGGGGGCTCGGGGTCCGCCCTCCCGCTCCCGGTGTTCGACGCGCTGGTGCACTACGCCTCCACCTCAAACGCCACCCACCGCATGACCGACACGGACATCCGCGCCATCGCCGCCGTGCTCAAGGTGCGCGCGCCCTGCAACCTCCTCATCTTCGGCCTGAGCGCCGAGTCCCCGCTCTGGCTCGCGCTCAACCACGGCGGCCGCACCGTCTTCCTCGACGAGAACGAGTTCTACGTGAAGTACCTCGAGCCACGCCACCCGGGGCTCGAGGCCTACGACGTCTCCTACACCACCAAGGTCCGCGACTTCCGGGACCTCCTCGAGGCCGCGCGGGCGTCGCGCGCCAAGGAGTGCCGCCCCGTGCAGAACCTACTCTTCTCCGAGTGCCGCCTCGCCATCAACGACCTGCCCAACGACCTCTACGACGTCGCCTGGGACATGGTACTCATCGACGGGCCGTCCGGGTGGAATCCGACCTCGCCGGGCCGGATGCCGTCCATCTTCACCACCGCCGTGCTGACCCGCTCCGGCGCCACGGCGGCCAAAGGCCCCACCGACGTGCTGGTGCACGATTTCCAGTTCGAGGTGGAGCAGGTCCTCAGTAAGGAGTTCCTCTGCGAAGAGAACCGCTTGGCCGGCAGCGGCACCCCGTCGCTCGGCCACTTCGTGATCCGCCCGGGCGGCCCGCGCGACGCCTTCTGCGCCGGCCAGCAGAGCTCAATCACATCGGAAGAGAAGACCCTGCAAGTATAGTCAACCTTTCCACGGAATCATTagccttctctcttctctctgggCTAATTCTCACAATCTCacctgtttttatttttattttcttgcatatatgtttgttattttGGAGGCAATAATTGTAACAAAAACAGGCCTGATAATATGATTGCCTAGATCACAAAAGAAAACgagggaaagaaaagagaagtgataatggaaatATGGCTTTACACTTCACAGAGTTCGCATCATCGCACTGGGGAAAAAGATGTGGTCTTGTACTGGCAAATGAAATCTGATGAGGAGGACGATTTTTTAGCTGGTGGGGAGATGCCGATGGCAGCAGGCAGGATCAGCATGATCGGTGGTTGGATCCATCCATTGTCTTCTCTTTTTCATTTCTCCCTGCTCGGTTGCGTGCTTTGCTTGACGGTGCCAGGCGGTAAAGCGGATCAGCTCGTCTTGCTAGCCTGATCGATCTGATGCGCATGTGTTCATCCGTTTGGATCAATGTCATGGAGTCACCAGATCCAAGACAGAGGTGCCGTCGCAAGTAATGGGCAATGGGCTGGTGCGCGCTTGTATCCGTGCATGCTCCGCCCGTCGTTCCGTTAAAGTGTGTGTTTGTTTTTCCGCATCTTCTCATTCTGGCTTAGCGCATACATATGATCTGTAAAATAAGGTTACATAGTTTCATGTATCTACAGTTGCAGTTTGGTCAAAAGAATACAAATATAAAGTTTCATCTTAACTTATGAGCTTTACTTCGTAGCATGCCCATTTATACAGGTGGGTTCACTTGTTACTGTCataagattatttttatacaaataactaattaaaattttaactctGATATCTACTCATACGGTATCAGATTTAGTCAACTAAATAGAAATTCAGCTCGATAAGCCAAGATGTTTTTAATGAAGTTTGTCTAATCCTATATCATCACGCATGACTACAGACATTCCTCCATATATTCTATTTATGTTAATTCGGTTACACGAAGATATCCAATATTTATACGTTTGAAAATACAAAATCCATTATAACTCTGTTCCTAGTTCTCAACTAATTACAATCAagtctccctctatatatataacCGATATGTACATGTGTCCTAATGGTGGACAGACGAATTGAAACGCACGTTAACCAGCAAAACTTTTTTCCTCAACAATATGTCTTGATGATGAAAGACCACGTTGTACGCTGCTGAATAATTGGCATGGCCGATTGGCCGCTGCGGTAAGCCGTCAGATCAGATCATCGGATGTGCTTCACTTCTCCGGTGTGGCTTCTCCGATTATAGAATCGACCGACAACTCAGAGGACAATTATAAAATTGGACTCGGCTCGGTACGAACGAACGAGCGACGTTACAGGCTGCCCCACTCGCCACTCATTTGGTGACTTTTTTAGGCAAATCCGGTGACGTGCCAACAACCCCCCCTCCAAACGCCTAACACGACCAGTTTTCTGGATAGAGTATTCGGAAGTGGAATCCGAAATTTCATTCGGTTAGTGCCATAGCGACCTATCAAATCAGAGCTGAGGGAGTGGAATGACTACAGAAGATCATCCCTGTCCTCTCAAGTAAAAAGGCCAGGGGCTGTTTCACTGTCAGCCTTGCTGCGACATTCCAGTCGTTTTAGAGTATGTTGCTGGAGGCCATTGTTGATGTCAATAGATCAAAGGCAACATGAATCCATTAGAAACCACAAAACATTTTAGGTTTAGAGCTTTTTTTCTTACGGGAAGTACATAGACACTCCAGCTTAGACAACGTCGTGGTGTCATGTCGAGGTTTGGTCTATAGGATTAACCAAAATACATAGGCCACCTGATAATTATTACTACTTGAACTTCCGGGTGACAGATTTCCAGACACGCACGAAAATCCATTCCAAAAGATGTCTTTGCACAGCTCAGCAAGAAACTGACGTGTTCGATTTATCCGGACATCGTACCAGTATGTTTTACAGCATTCAGCGTGTCGGTCTTTGTCAGTCAGCTCACTCCTGTTCAGTACGGCGTGCCTACCCAAAAAAAATCAGCTTTATTTTGGTCGGGAAGCGCCATAACTTGACCTTGTGTACTGAAATGGTACTGCTACGAGCCTTCGACACGTATTAAATGGAGCTAAATCTGTCGTGCTTGCCTGATGCCTGTTtctttctctgtttttttttggcGAGAGGGAAATTAAAAACCGAATAAGCTAGCTAATACTTGAGAGATTGCTCATGATCCATGAAACTATATCCAACAAAAAAATTCGAATAATCAATCTTGCGAATTACTAGTAGTTCAGTGTAAGTAAGGACAGTACCCAGTTTGTTCGTGTAGGGAGGGAGTTTTGATTCTTTCGTGGGTCAACGAGTCACTATGATCAGTTGGACAGGGAGTCAGTAAGATAAACCGCATGTGCTTGTCAATTGTCATTCGGACTTTGAAAACAACGCATGATTCATTCGAGGATCTTTGGGCTGTATTTTAATAAAGTTCCATTTGTACCGACATGATAAATTATACGTGAAAAATACCTAGGAAATAGTTGCACAAGCTCCAACAGTTAGGCGCGGACCGACTGAGTTTGATGTGACACCGACAGACAGGTCCCGATTTTTTGGTCGTGCGAACACTGAATTGGATGATCGCCGATCCCATTTCACTTTTGTTTTGCTCCTACCAGGGGCGTGTTTATGACGCGACTAAACATGCACAGTTCCCTACCCTCGCGAGATACGATGGTCCTTAAAAAAGCAGTGCGACTGACTTCATCCGAAACAATTGTTATAAGAACAATAGAGAAAAGACCTTCCTGAGATCTTTTTTACCCTCTCGTGTGCACGTGTGCTACGTTGATCTCTTCCTGTATTGTACATAACACATGTCAAATGTAGAAAAGAGTTTATATATGAGAACtgattctataaaatttacttctgaCTTCATCTCATATGACCTTGAGAAATCAGCTGCCCAGAGAAATGATGCATGTCGCCTGCGTGGAGTCACAGATCGACACGACGAAACTTGCACTGGCTAATCGCTCGGGTTGCGGTCTTGCGGACGTGGACTTCCGAGGGAATCGAGTAGCTGGATTTCGAAACCATGCGCCTGTCGTGAGGTTCCGGTGCCCCCTGAAACAGGCTCGAGCCAGGATCTCGCGGGCCGCGGTT harbors:
- the LOC133889672 gene encoding protein IRX15-LIKE-like, which gives rise to MRESVKSMGSRDKLSAAAAASSYRRVLLVVFASCFAFATYLTFLYTTPHFTSSTGSSSGSASSGSRGGGSGSALPLPVFDALVHYASTSNATHRMTDTDIRAIAAVLKVRAPCNLLIFGLSAESPLWLALNHGGRTVFLDENEFYVKYLEPRHPGLEAYDVSYTTKVRDFRDLLEAARASRAKECRPVQNLLFSECRLAINDLPNDLYDVAWDMVLIDGPSGWNPTSPGRMPSIFTTAVLTRSGATAAKGPTDVLVHDFQFEVEQVLSKEFLCEENRLAGSGTPSLGHFVIRPGGPRDAFCAGQQSSITSEEKTLQSSHHRTGEKDVVLYWQMKSDEEDDFLAGGEMPMAAGRISMIGGWIHPLSSLFHFSLLGCVLCLTVPGGKADQLVLLA